One genomic window of Desulfuromonas sp. AOP6 includes the following:
- the nusB gene encoding transcription antitermination factor NusB, which translates to MGTRRKGRELALKIIYSLFDQNTSIDAVLEDFWRNFHFQDDILGDPVEGPPDSVPSEQRHFTEELIYGVDKHLEQIDKVISSHSTNWSLDRMSRVDLSLLRLAVYELLYRPDIPSNVVINEAIEIGKRYGTVETPSFINGILDKISRENRHVVS; encoded by the coding sequence ATGGGGACACGTAGGAAAGGGCGGGAACTCGCTCTTAAAATCATCTACAGCTTGTTTGACCAAAATACCTCCATCGATGCGGTGTTAGAGGATTTCTGGCGTAATTTCCATTTTCAGGATGACATTCTCGGCGACCCGGTTGAGGGACCCCCGGACTCCGTCCCCTCGGAGCAGCGTCATTTTACCGAAGAGCTAATTTATGGGGTCGACAAACACCTTGAACAGATAGACAAGGTTATATCCAGTCATTCGACTAACTGGTCACTTGACAGGATGTCGAGAGTAGACCTGTCTCTACTTCGACTGGCAGTCTACGAATTGCTCTACCGCCCGGATATCCCCTCCAATGTGGTGATCAACGAAGCTATTGAAATTGGAAAGCGATATGGTACCGTCGAAACACCCTCCTTTATCAATGGCATTCTAGATAAAATATCCCGTGAAAACAGGCATGTTGTTTCATGA
- the ribE gene encoding 6,7-dimethyl-8-ribityllumazine synthase, whose product MSQIYEGKLDAKGLKVALIVSRFNSFICDRLVEGAVDALVRHGAVGEDVHTIRVPGAFEIPIAAKKVAQTNRYDAIICLGCVIRGATPHFEYVSAEVSKGVASVSLESGIPVAFGVLTTDTIEQAIERAGTKAGNKGFDAAVSAIEMANLFKAL is encoded by the coding sequence ATGAGCCAGATTTATGAAGGAAAGTTGGATGCCAAGGGTCTTAAGGTGGCTCTGATTGTGAGCCGCTTCAACAGTTTTATCTGTGACCGTCTGGTTGAGGGTGCGGTGGACGCTCTTGTTCGTCATGGGGCAGTTGGCGAAGATGTTCATACCATTCGGGTGCCCGGGGCATTTGAAATACCTATTGCAGCCAAGAAGGTGGCACAGACTAACCGATATGATGCCATTATTTGTCTCGGATGTGTTATCAGGGGTGCCACTCCCCATTTCGAGTATGTCAGTGCTGAAGTTTCCAAGGGCGTGGCCTCAGTCAGTCTTGAGTCAGGGATTCCTGTTGCGTTTGGTGTTTTGACAACGGATACGATCGAACAGGCCATTGAGAGGGCGGGGACCAAAGCCGGCAACAAGGGCTTTGACGCCGCTGTTAGCGCCATTGAAATGGCCAATCTCTTTAAGGCTCTGTGA